AAGAAAGGTAAATTTAAAGCATGGATGAAGGTTCATCAGTTAATGTAGTATTAGTGAATATTAGTACTATATTGAACTGCTGTACCTGTCTGTTAAAGATTTGAACACCCTTGTGGGAATAATAACCAATCGCAGTAATGCTCAAAGACAATCTCTGGCCCGAGTCTACAAGACTTTAACACAAAAGGTATGTGTGCAACAAATGTGTACGTGATGGTGTGTATTGCAAAGAAACATGAAAGAAACTTTGGTGGGATGAAATGCATACAGAATGTGAATtgtttgtgcatgtttgtgtgtacagGAACTGGATGCAAGTCTAAAGAAGGCTCTGTCCGGTGATTTGCAGTCTCTGATATTAGGTCTGATGATGACACCAGAGCGGTTTGAAGCCCATCGCTTGCACAAGGCCATGGAGGTTTGCCATTATTATCTAGTAAAGTGCTAGAGTATGAGTATGCAATTACATGTTGAGTGAATATTGGCATTCATTTAACTATACAGTAGATTGATTGTCATTCTGCCAATGTtgatttgtttgctttttgtgtttatgtgtgttcagGGTGCTGGTACAAATGAAGACACTCTTTTGGAGATTTTGTGTACAAGGACACCGCAGCAGCTCTCTGACATCAAGGCTGCATACAATCTAGGTACATAAATAatgattttacaaatgtaaaagtgaaaagaaagtgaaataactTTATCTTTCTTCATGTAATTTTAGGGTTAAGCTCAAACTCTTATTAGCAGGGCATTCTCATTATTAGGCTGAGTAATTGTCTATATATATTGTATCTGTGTATTAATGTTTCAGCATGTCATTGTATTGACACTTTGAATTTACAGAGTATAAGCGGGATTTGGAGAAAGACTTGATCAGTGAAACTAGTGGAGATTTTTCAAAGCTCATCGTGGCTTTGTTGAAGGTAAGACAGCATTACACTGCCTGTCTTAAATCACACTATCAATTATTTACCACCAAAACCAGTTCTGGTTCTTTGATCAAAGGagataaatatttatcttttgatcttgtgtcatgttttgtgTGAGTAGTGACAAtctttctctctttatctctttacCCCCTTGTTATTTAGAAAGAGAATGGGTCAGGAGTTATAAACCAAGATGTAATGGTGAGTCCAATCTGCAAAAATCTCATCTGGCCATACCTGTTTAGAGTCGAGTGCAGAAAAAGTTTAAAGATTTTAGAAAACTTACTGTAAGTCACTCTGACTTCATAGGACTGCTTTCCTCTCGTATTCTGATATGTAGTTGATAAGGGCTCTATGAAGTCGACTTAACTTTGTTTGAACTTTTATATTGCACCTGCCGGAAGTGAGACCTCTAGGTGACCTCAGGAAGCAAGATTTCAATCTATAACTGTATTGTGTCATTTGCCATCTCGAAGTTTCCTGCGTCCAGATTGATTTGTTTTCAGTAGAGAAACACTGAGCCTCTTGATTTCTGCTCAGTGAATGAAATTCATTCTGTACATTATGATGTTGTTCTACAGGCTCTATCTGAGGAGCTCAAAAACAAGAAACCTGCTGCTGAAATTTGGATCAGCATACTCACCACAAGACACCCAGACCATCTTAACACTGGTGAGttacgtgcgtgtgtgtgtgagtgtgtgtgtgtgtgtgtgtgtgtaggctggtttgggtggtttacaaggacattttttttaggttacaaactggtaattacaagggtattatgctataaatgtggtttatgaggacatttctagtgtccccataattcaaatcgcttaaaaaacatactaaacaatgtttttttgaaaatgtaaaaatgcagaaagtttctttctgagggttaggtttagggttagggttagggttagatgaTAGAaactatagttcatacagtataaaaatcattatatctatggagaatcctcataaggatagccgcaccaacatgtgtgtgtgtgtgtgtgtgtgtgtgtgtgtgtgtgtgtgtgtgtgtgtgtgtgtgtgtgtgtgtgtgtgtatttctgacCTAGCTATACTGGTAACAAAATTGCTGACATTTTCTCcagaagttagctaaatctgaAAAAATCCTCCTTTTTAATCAAACTGAAAAATGGTTTATAAATAATTGCTATTTCTCAATGCAATGAAGGGACTTATGTTCTCATGAAGAACAGTCATGCCTAGCTACCTTGTAAGAATGAGCTCGGAAGGACAGGAGGGCGAAGAATGCATCTATACCAGTTTTCAGATGTTTTGCGACATGTAGATTCAACAacctcatgtgttttttttttttttttggcagtcgATGATAACGTAGAATTAGTTTACAAGAACAtagcacattgagaaacagctaATGTTTTAGTCACTTCTAAAATGTCAATAAGTCAAAaagtcaagcttcaaaaagtaaataataataataaataataatcccTAAAtagtccaaaaacaaaaaacaccagaaAAGTAGTACATACAAGTCAGTGCTTGCTAAAGATCTTTTCCTCCACCGTAGCTTTCAAATCTTACATTCGAACCTGGTCCCTCACAACGCATAACAGTAGGTTTGAGGTCAATGATGTGAAACACCATTGGTTCTGATTTTAATGCCTGTAAACATGAATGTTCTTTGAAGGGGAATCTAACCTCGTGCTACCCTGCGTATATATCCGTGGACGTTGTATTTAGGCTTCACTGTATGCAttgcattaatttaattttatttaaacagactgatctaAGTTGAGGAGtttctgggctgtcagtaaagggttaaacttttgacggacggagtcatgtgacaaaacaacatggtgccgatcacagcagGGTTTATCTTTGGGATAAATGCCAATAAAACAACATCtgataagaaacctaattaaatttttacactgaaacctgtttgagtcaaaagattagtctctagtttcatccaatatgccattttttaaatttgagcaatGTATCATGAAacaccacgctgctaaacacagcGTACACTAATGTGgacaatagcacaaggttttcattagaaatcctatatttatgtGCATGTTCACATTGagaacatttgttttaatttcagaggctttatatggagctaggatgaaaatatggtgcatttcgaactgttctgaaaccagtgcagacagacagcacactggaggttaagtcattaactaaatagggagcaagggagcatcctatagctttcctatgaactccagtgcattcaatccaaacttcctattaaaagttcagtttcaggctgcagatgatgtttggaccactcaacatggttgatagacatggaacaatggtaatcagtacatagattcagaaattataatgtataattttattttaacatggttggtagtgattggacaatgctggccattacttgtatcagaactaattatgctcatttctgattagaaaaatgcttcagcactggctatcacttgtttgtttgactatgcaaagagagaacatagagattttgttgccaaagaacaaaaaaatattccaaaataaaagtcaaataatttttatttgtatagttttttagttgtgcttttcacaatacacattgctccaaagcagctttacagaaaatcagctgtaattcTGTGACtttgtatagcttgatattatttaaatatttcacaacTTACTTGGTCCAGCTGTCCCCATATgagaacatacatttttaggtacatttatttttttttatttttttttttgcatgtttattaggtgctactagttacaaaaaaaaaaagggaaatggaaaatgcacacagcattaAAGAGACTCCAATTTAGATAGGTAAATGCAGTTATCCTGAGAGAAattgtttctctttttttgttctgtttacaGTCTCTTTtcagttgtttatttatttaattttcagtgctgagtaaactggAGTTTGAGAAAGGCCAGACAATGGATGAAGCTTTAGAGGGACACTTTAAAGGAGCTCTTTCTGGAGACCTGAAAAAGGGCTTAAAGACACTAGGTAAATCTGGTTTACATGTGTATGAATTaatgggtgtttgtgtgtgatcgTCAGTAGTGTAAAATTGACAAAGGAATAAGAAATctcatcttttctctcttcagtaCGATGTATACAGAATCAACATCTATACTTGGCCCAGCGGATCCAAACtatgaaagtaatttttttattttttttatttgttcgaaACAACCCAACAGTTCTTATACATTCTTCatatgaatttataaatatatttgcctTTATAAATGTCCTTGTAATTATTGAGTCAAGTATTGATACTGCTCTAAAATCACCAACTTCAGATCTGTCAGAtttctgtatgtgtatgtgtgagtggtgcactgtaaaaagaaaaagttgagtaaacttaaaaaagtaagGCAACCAGCagcaaagcatttttgagtttactcaacttcaggcaaattagtttTACCAACTTAATTCAAGTTGGATCTTAAGTTCCATGaacttaattaaaaaattcaaattaagttcagtaaactagattttttttttttcggattaacaattttttattgattcacatattaaacacagaagaacaaaacatatatacaaagaatcaacaattaacccccactatcacccctccccctcaccaaccccaccctggcccccaacaacatcccagtgttcgtacatgattatagacacacacacacaaaaaaataaataaataaaaataaaataataataataatcacacatccagcaacgtcagatatccgccccatttctccataaacaaattcaatttccctagtcttctaaattacccttcttcaaaggctgccaccctcccATCTCCAAGCActactcctgaaatgagggcgctccaaccgatctccaaccccttaaaagaatctgtctggtaatcatgacactggttaggacctaactctttatgtgtctattctcaacatcgatgactgccccattgcccaaaatacagagtctggggcaaaatgaaacccgagtgcccaatacatcatacacaaaactctgaaccttcaaccaaaactcctggatcttaacacacccccaaaagacatgggttatgtctccatcctctgattggcatcgccagcaggtgggtgtgtctttaagactaagcctatacaatctagagttggtcaaatagaatctatgtaaaatcttgaattgcataaggcgcacccttgcttctctagatgcagtcttgacgttttttagaatcctagcccacactccctcctccaataccaagtttaaatctttctcccataatctcttgagaaaagttgaagctccgtcctcCAGACtcttgaattagcagggagtaatacactgatgcctcatgaccttttccaaaagcagtaatcaccactcccagagtgtctgccactttaggggggtgtatgctactcccaaaaacagtacagagcaggtggcgcagctgtaaatatctaaagaattgagatctgggaatcccaaaatgttgaaccaacttttcaaaagatctcaacaataaacaatatataaataataataaataatataatttttaagcaGATCTATATTTTGACATAAGATCATGTATGAGCTCCACCAAGAGACCAAAAAGTTGGTCTAACTTAAATGGTGGAGTAGGTTACAAatacttcaaacttttaaaacagcTTAAATAAAGAAACTTCATCAAAGCAAACACTAATTACCCTGatggtgactttaaacaaaacaactttttacagcaaaacataattaaaaacacctattaattcaaaactttttactatttacaaattattatgtCCTCATAAGTACACACGCTTTGACCAAACACACTTAAATAAATTCAAGAGCAGGGGATTGTGGATAGTGTCTTCAGCAACAATGCTTCTCCTGTGGGCATGCTCAGTAGCAGGTGCAACAAATGTGAAGTTCATAGTGCTCAGCCTTACAAGGTTCCCCCAGATTTTGACCTATGAATTTTTAAGACCTTTCTATGATGATAACAAATGGATAACATCATTAAAGAGTCGAAATCAAAGATTTATATTCCCTCATATTTCCTGATTTTCCATGGTAGAGCCTGGCTTTATAGACTTACAAAAGTGAAATTTAAACTTCCATTTCACAGAGGTGCACAAAGTTTCAAATACGGGGGTGTTGGAGggtcagtgatcaaactgagcatgctcaaaagcctatgtgttctaccttcaccaccaaacttgatattgtatgtgctcactgtttaaaaatgtaagttgctctgacttaaaatgtcataaaagtttacttaattgattgttttaaataaactcactttttttttggtattagatagttcaatcaacatttaaaattgagCTTATCTGACAAAATTTAAGTTATTTACAGTAGTGTCTGTctcatgtgtgtatgtttgtgtgcacaATTCTTAGAATTAAGAAACACTTCTTATGTTCCAAAACTTTTAATTACTTACATTTAGTTATTGTTGCTGGACAATAATTTTTACAGATTAAAATTTGTCCTTTGGTAAGGTTTACCAATTTAGAGGtatatcattaaaataataacttattatacagtacaatatataatatattaattatttccTGAAATTCAACTTTGCAAATTTctgcaaggcaagtttatttatatagcacatttcatacacactggcaattcaaagtgctttacaagaaaataataaagaaaatataagatacataaaaatacattttaaaaccgttaacaacaagaaataagaattaaaaagtaatacaataatttaaaaatatatattaaaatgaataaaaaaggaaaagaatacagaaataaaatgatgcattgTAATCAATAAGTGCAGCATATTACTCAGTCAATAAATGCATATAGCTAAGGCTTCATGATCATCACTAAAGAAACATTGGAACTGCAAAACAGAATGTTGTTCTATACAAATttaccactgaaaaaaaaaaaaaacaccacttcATGTCAATTCATACACTGGGAAGTTTTCTTTTCATGTTATACATTTTGTAGGGACCGGTGGTTCAGGGTGTGATGGTGTCTCACAGTGAGGAAGATCTGCTGAGAGTTAGAGTGGCATACCTTCAATCAACAGGGACCTCACTGTACACTACCTTACAGGTCTTTACACATACACAGGATAGTTCACAAAATTGTATAATAACCTCATCCTCaattgttattccaaacctgtatgactttctttcagaaTGTTCGCTTCATttaccatttacttacattgcatctcgtttccatacagtgaaagtgaaagatGACTGAGgatatcagtccctaacattctacctaacgtATCCTTTcgtgttccaagaaagaaagtaatacgggtttggaatgacatgaggatgagtaaattacaacagtattatcatttttggtgaacCTTTTTCATCTatcatcattaaaaaatataattatcccCTTATTTCCTGAAAAAATCTTTAGGATTTCTTTGGATTTCTTGTTTCTCTCTATAGAAGCAGTTTAAAGGTGAACTCCAGCAGGCTTTGTTGGCTATATGTCGTGCCGAAGATTAGCAACACATCAATAGTGCAAATATGTGGAAAAGGGTTGTGTATATTATAGATTATGATCTTCTAAGTAAATACAATGAGAGCACATTTCCTCCATGTAAATAACTGTTAAAAACAGGTTTTGATTcagaaaatctgaaaataaaatgtttctgaGCATTGTAGTACTGCCCTTTATGAATCACTTAGAATCTCTGGTTTCTTATTTGCCTATAAGCATTTTAAGAGGACAAGCAGAATTTATAAGAGAACCTCtgatatagcctatatatatatatatatatatatatatatatatatatatatacagattttgtatcaaataatgtacagattttgctcttatggaaagaaattggtacttttattcaccaaagtggcattcaactgatcacaatgtatagtcaggacattaataacgtgaaaaattactattacaatttgaaaaaaaaattactttaaagagttctcatcaaaaatttacagctttgcagatccttggcattctagctgtcagtttgtccagatactcaggtgacgtttcaccccacgcttcctttagcacttgccatagatgtggctgtcttttcgggcacttctcacgcaccttacagtctagctgatcccacaaaagctcagagggattaagatccataacactcttttccaattatctgttgtccaatgtctgtgtttctttgcccactctaaccttttctttttgtttttctgtttcaaaagtggctttttctttgcaattcttcccataaggcctgcacccctgagtcttctctttactgttgtacatgaaactagtgttgagcgggtagaattcaatgaagctgtcagctgatgacctaatattgaccttaagacatgccagtctattgcatactgtggcaactcaaaaacaaacacaaagacaatgttaagcttcatttaatgaaccaaatagctttcaactgtgtttgatataatgacaagtgatgttttactaccaaattagcaatttagcatgattactcaaggataaggtgttggagtgatggctgctggaaatgggacctgtctagatttgatcaaaaatgacatttttcaaatagtgatggtgctgttttttacatcagtaatgtcctgactatactttgtgatcagctgaatgctatgggatcaaaatcccatcaAATGTATTGTgatcacggatccaaaaataataagcgtgaatcaaaataataggTGGAGATAAAAAATTACAacaataagcgcaaaaataaataaaatgtgcaaatCAAAATAATACGCGCAGATCAAAAAAttacaagcatgaatcaaaaatatataaacacatttaaaatatgctgcaaaaaaaaagaaagaaagaaaaaaagaaaagaaaagaaaaattaaagcaaagtcatcagaattgcaaacaaaatcatgttttccttggttatattaatgtttttttttttttttttgctctctgacaattttgctcacatttttttttcttttttattcgcttacgctgtatttttctttgcttttgtttccaagtcctgtgcttggttttccaaaacttgtgagtgaAGTTTCAtttaaatcagggggcgttttgcatcCCTGTTgatccactagttcttgatcaacAGCTCTTCCTCTAGCCAGTCATTCTAAGAGGAGAGGTGaagtcactccaatgcaactctgaCGGCTGCTGCtcgatattatattatttgtggttgatagatacactgcttgtgtctgttttgagtattttctgccagctctaggaaacaatgtgttgtctgagtaggccattatcatagtccgttaacacgtGTATCATGTtcttactagctgtaccaatgtagtcacgagttcagaacccaacttgatctgcttttccataaaataaaatccagatcccaacaccaaggcctattacaatactgatgaatatagaaatgcttacatataattggacttttttttattattcttatgtcaaaaatctaaaaggtgcgcattattgctgacacctacatgcacactttgaAGTTGCTTGTATGACTGTAAGtaatttgcttcaaatgttactgaagttgtatattctatgttatggaaatgtttgtaaatgttttggatatgtatgttccaatgttgcctgtattagagacggtccctaaatttgcgactatttgtgaataaagaacgTCCAACCTCAAGCCAactttactgcattatttattgacgtgggtacacttggtcacttgtttcttaTTTCGCTACAGtatcgtggaaaaagaaactacatgtagctGTACCAAAGATGCCAatgtaggatcagtacataatggcacattcagcaacatggaaaagcggatcaagttgggttctgaactcatgactacattggtacagctagtaaaaacatgtatcaaacatccacaccaacccagccttgtttttttttttttttagatatgcagccaataacctacaaacaaggaagtcttaaataatgcctaaactaaaactctgctaactaaattcatctGACTCGATACacgtgttaacggactatgataatggcctactcggacaacacattgtttccttgagctggcagaaaatactcaaaacagacacaagcagtgtatctatcaaccacaaataatataatattgatcaGTAGTGATgtgtcgttcatgaacgatttgttcattttgaatgaatcttttatgtgactcagaagaagtacaggaaacagaaatgaaaacagaaatgttcagctctcgagtcttttggtccgagtcgttcgttcatttgtcacgtgacagccgtatacgaattgcattgctcacacaggaaacagaaatgattagttcacctctcgagtcttctggtctgagTCGATCATTCTTTTGTCAGACGGGGCtgaaacaccattgccaattttagaattgctgtttgtggcagggcggagggcggggccgggtcgtgattccacacacccggcccctaattaggctgattaagcctgagagggataaggccaaccggagacggcagtgagacagagagagagttacggatagctgtccgacacctacgtgtgtttgtctttttggttcagtttatcattaaacctttatttatattatcaagccggttctcgcctcttcctttccattgatgtgttacactgttattgtacaaagggcttcaactaggtcgttgAGAAATGAATTTCCCATAGCATAAGTAATGCAATGTGTCgatcccttcatctcagggaaccgaggttacatgtgtaaccaagACGATTTCCTTTCCCTCTTTCCTATGGCATTTGAGTACACTGCAATTACAGCTGCAACAATTCAACTGTTAGGACTTTATATTAGTGTGTAAGTACATAGGTAAGTAAGTAATGAGTTATTCAAAGTAAAAACATGTTGTTACATGTAACACTCCTAACACATTGTGAGTGTTGTCAGTGCTTCTACTTAAATTAATATAAGGGCCTAATAAGTGTGATGTagtcaagtaaaagtacaaatgtgaTTGCAAGTCATGGAAGATGTGTGTCAGGTGTGTTTGAATGCATTACATgaagtgtgacatcacaaggtcacatgaccaaatagttatatggatttgaacatttcaaaaattcattaaaaaaaaagaaaaaatcatattttcaaaatccaaGTCATGTATGATGTGTTAtggatttgaaaatgtaaaaaaaatcataaaaaaatacacaaaatcatatctCCAAAATTCAAGTTGTGTAAGAtgtgtgtcaggtgtgtgtgaatgcattacaGGTGATCTGACATCACTatgtcacatgaccaggaagtaaTATGGATTTGAAAATTATAGGGGTtatcaggtcacatgaccaggaacttatatgattttaaaaatgtaaagaattcataaaaaaatacacaaaattatatcacaggcctctccaggtctccgtctaaccattagatgaccagcttcagcaaggctggaatcaggcagattcgtctttgtgaaggacgcatgaatcaagccacatacaaatgctggaagaaaacttgcttccttctgctctgacaatgttccccaactctgaggattgttttttccagcaggacagtgctccatgccacacagccaggtcaatcaaggtgtggatggaggaccaccggatccaGACCCTGTCatagccagcccaatctccagacctgaaccccactgaaaacctctggaatgtgatcaagaggaagatggatggccacaagccatcaaacaaagccaagctgcttgaatttttgcaccaggagtggcataaagtcacccaacagcaatgtgaaagactggtagagagcatgccaagacgcatgaaagctgtgattgaaaatcagggttattccaccaaatttctgaactcttcctaagttaaaacattagtgttgtgttttttaaaaatgattatgaacttgttttctttgcattattcgaggtctgaaaacatcatctttttttgttattttgaccagttgtcattttgcagtggtctcttaatttgttTCCAaagctgtgtgtatatatatatatatatatatatatatatatatatatatatatatatatatatatatatatactgtatatgttgaagACTACTGAACTGAACTAGTCAGTAGGATGATTTGACATTTTGATCTTGTATATTGTTCTTTAATTTCATTGTTTGATGTTAAGCCAAAGGCTTAACTAACGTGTTCATGATGTCATAAGATCATAAACTTAAGTAGCAGGAAGTGAAGCTATTTTAGTCTCATTGTTTCAAAGTCCAGAAAAGGCtcacttattaaacaataaattaGTAACACAATACAATGAAAATCAAATGCATAACATCAAAGAAGCGTTTATGCATGTGTATCAGTAAGTGAGTTTACTATGTGCACTGGAGTCTCAAGGTTAAAGGAAAGTCTGTCAAACTCTTCACTGATTTATAATTATGAATGTTCTCTGTCGCAGCAATGTACATGCAATTGTGAATGTCACACACACCCCATCAATAGGCACCATTCTTTATTGATTATTAAGATTGAGAAATATCCTattaaaacagtttaattttACCTTTAGGATCCTTCTATGatgctcaaaaaaataaaattgtaatgccACACCACCTAAAAAATCtagattttgatttaaaatagTTCATAGACATATCATGCATCAACTACatgcacacattacacacactcacacacacacatatatatataatatattacatacacacacacacacacacacacacacacacacatatatatatatatatatatatatatatatatatatatatatatatatataaatatatataaatctgaCTAAAAAAACAAGTGGGACCACCTTCAAATACATcaaatacatgtgtgtgtgtgtgtgtgtatatatatatatatgcagtaaataGGCTGTCagtcatttaaacttttttccaTCAAATTTGTAATTATTGTGTTTTGCTTAGTTTTCGCTTAAACCAaatcaaattgttattatttacatCCTCTGTTTACTTTGTAAGTTATCAT
The sequence above is a segment of the Myxocyprinus asiaticus isolate MX2 ecotype Aquarium Trade chromosome 34, UBuf_Myxa_2, whole genome shotgun sequence genome. Coding sequences within it:
- the LOC127425590 gene encoding annexin A2-like; translated protein: MSAEDKSKEALAYTSETMWWGTLGSIRPYPNFRPEKDVSHLQAALDKKDLNTLVGIITNRSNAQRQSLARVYKTLTQKELDASLKKALSGDLQSLILGLMMTPERFEAHRLHKAMEGAGTNEDTLLEILCTRTPQQLSDIKAAYNLEYKRDLEKDLISETSGDFSKLIVALLKKENGSGVINQDVMALSEELKNKKPAAEIWISILTTRHPDHLNTVLSKLEFEKGQTMDEALEGHFKGALSGDLKKGLKTLVRCIQNQHLYLAQRIQTMKGPVVQGVMVSHSEEDLLRVRVAYLQSTGTSLYTTLQKQFKGELQQALLAICRAED